AGTACGCGAGCGACGAGGAGTTCGAGCTCGGTGTGAGCGTCGCGGCATCGATCTCCGTGCAGGCCGTGCGTGAGGGGCGCGAGCGATTCGTTGCCTCCGCGTGGGCCCCGGGCCGCGTGCGGCCGAGCGTCGACGGGGTCGAGGAGCTGCCCTCGCGGGATCCGCAGCAGCTTCTGAACGCCTGGGCCGAGCTGGAGCCCGCACCCGACGGCTTACCGTTCGAGGTGCTGGCCACGGGTCTCGCGAACTCGCGCCGCCCCCTCTCGATCGTCGCGATCGTCACCGGATCGCAGCCCGAGCTCGCCCGCATCCGTCGGGCGTGCGTCGCGTTCGATCCGAACGTGCACGTGGTCGCGGTGCGCTGCGAGCTGCACGGCGAGCCGGGTCTGCAGCGCGCGGATCCGCTCACGACCTTCACCGTCGGCGCGCTCGGGGACCTGCCGCAGCTGCTGCTCCGGAGCGCCTCATGACCGGTCCGATCACGATCCCCGAGCAGCCGGGCGGCCGGGCCCGCCGGTTCGTCGGCGGCCTCGTCGCCCTCGCCCTCGCCCTCGCCCTCGGCGTGGCGGCCGCGTGGCCCATCTACGCGACGCCGTGGCTCGGCGTCGTCGCGGCGTCGGCGTGGGTGCTCGGCGCCGGTCTCGTCTGGGCGCGCGAGCGGTGGCGGTTCTCCTTCGTCGTGACCGCGGCGCTGATCCTCGGCACGCTCGTCCTCACGATCGTGCCCGTGGCGGTGCCCCAGGCGCTCTCGAGCGACCTGCTCCGCGGCCTCGGCGACGGGCTCGCGGCGATCGCACTCGGGTGGAAGCAGGTGCTGACGCTCAGTCTCCCCGTCGGCACGTACCAGACGGTGCTGGTGCCGGCGTACGTGGTGATGCTCGCCACCGTGATCCTGTCACTGACGCTCGCGGTGCGCCGCGGTCGGTGGTCGAGCCTCGCCGCGCTCCCGCTCCTTGCACCCGTCGCCTACGGCACGGTCTTCGGCGCCTCCGCACTGAGCGCGCCCCTGCATCTCGGGCCGCTCACGATCACCGCGCCGCGCGAGCTCGCCCTGTGGCTCGCCGCGGGGGTGCTCGGCGCGATCTGGGTCGCCTGGACCTCGGGGGCGGATCGCCGGGCCGCGCTGAGACTCGGTCGGTCCGAGAGCGACGCACCGGTGTCCCGCGGCCGAGCCGTCCGAGGCCTCATCGCCGCCGCGGCCGTGGTGGTCGCGCTCGGCCTCGGGGCTCTCGTCGCCCCGGCGCTCGACGCCGGAGCGCGCGCCGTGCCGCGCGACGCCGTCGACCCGGAGATCGTGGTGCGGGATCGGCCGAGCCCGCTCGCCGCCTACCGGCTGTCCAAGCAGGACGACCGGATCGACCAGGAGCTCTTCACGGTGTCGGCCGACGACGGTCTGCCGCCGGCTCTGCGACTGGCCGTGCTCGACGCCTACGCGGGTGTCGACTTCCACGTCAGCCCCGACGCCGCCGGGCGCTTCACCCGATTTCCGAGCGGCGACGACCTCGCCGCGCCGAGCCGGGTCACCGTCGAGATCGCCGACGGCTACCAAGACATCTGGGCGCCCGCGTCGACGCTGGGCGCACCGCCGACCTTTGACGGCCCGCGCGCCGCGGCGCTCGCCGACGGGTTCTACGTGAACCGCGCCACCGGTGCCGCGATCGCCGTGCCCGACGGCTCGGCCGCGTCGCCGGGACTGACGGCGGGCGACGCCTACACCGCACCCATGGAGACGCGCGTGGCCGACGGAAAGCCCGGTGCGCCCGGATCCGACGCGCCGCTCCTCGACCTCGAGACGGTGCCCGAGTTGGCCCGCTGGATCGAGCGGCAGGACGTGTCGACCGACGGAACCGGCCTCGGCACGCTCATCGAGCGGCTGCGCGCCCGCGGCTACCTCAGCCACGCCCTCTCCGATACGACCGGTCAGCCGATCTGGCTGCAGCGCCTCTCGGAGGAATACGGCACCCGCTTCGAGCCGAGCTCGGGCGGGCACTCGCTCGCGCGCGTCGAGGACCTCTTCGCGGAGCTGAACACGCAGCAGGAGTCCGCCGGGGAGGGTGCGAGCGACGCGACGCTCGTCGCCGGGATCGGCGACGACGAGCAGTTCGCGGCCGCGGGGGCCCTCATCGCGCGGGCGCTCGGGTACGACTCCCGGGTGGTCGTCGGTGTGCGATTCGGCGACGGGGTCCCCGGCGTCCCCGCGTGCGAGGAGACCTGCACGGGCGAGCACCTCGCCGCGTGGATCGAGGTGCAGGACGAGTCCGGGAACTGGTTCCCGATGGACGTCTCGCCGCAGACCGAGCAGCCCCCGCAGCGGCTCGAGCAGGGCGAGCAGCTGCCGGAGTTCCCGACCACTCCCGAGGAGCGCGACGCCCGTGAGGTCGATCCTCCCATCGGGCTCGGCGAGCAGGCGGAGAACGGAGAGAATCCCGATGACACCGCGGGTGCCTCCTGGCTGTGGCCGACGCTTCGGATCGCCGGGCTCTCGGTCGCCGGGCTCGGACTCGTGCTGCTGCCCGTGCTGTTCCTGCCGCTCGCGAAGCGGCGGCGTGCACGGAGTCGGCAGGCCGAGCCGGATCCCGAGCTGCGCGCACTCGGCGCCTGGGAGGAGTACGTCGATCGAGCGCGGGACGCCGGCGTCCACGTGCCTCCTGGAGCGAGTCGGAGCGGTGTCGCCGCGTCCATCGCCGGGCCGGCGTCGCTCGGGATCGCCGCGGCCGTGGATCGAGCCGTGTTCTCGCCGCGCGGGATCGACGGTGCCCAGGCCGACGGCATCTGGGCCGCGGTGGATCAGGAGTCGCGGGAACGCGCCGCGGCGCAGACACGGTGGCAGCGGATCCGCGCCGCGTACGCGCTGCGCTCGTACGGCGTGCGCCTCGGGAGGGGCCGAACGCGCGACGCGAGCGACAGAACGGGCACGGAAGCATGGGGGAGCACAGCACAGTGAATGACAGCCAGGAGAACGCCTTGCACCGGGCGATCACGACGGGTGAGCGGCCGGTGATCGAGGCCGCCGCCCGCACCGACGTCGGCGTGCACCGCCGCGTCAACGAGGACGCGGTGCTCGCCGAGAACGGGGTCTACATCGTCGCCGACGGCATGGGCGGGCACGAGGCCGGTGATCTGGCGAGCGCAGCCGCGATCGGGCCGTTCGCAGAGCTGGCTGCCGACCCGCGGGTTCCGGACTTCCGTGTCGTCGAGGCGACGATCGAGCGCTCCCGCAACGCGGTGGATGCGGTGTCGATGCAGACCGAGCGGGGCGCCGGTTGCACCCTCACCGGGGTGGTGCTCATCGAGCACGAGGGGGCGCCGCACTGGTACGTCCTGAACGTGGGGGATTCGCGGGTCTACCTGCACCGGGGCGCGCAGCTGACCCAGCTCACCGCGGACCACTCGCTGCAGGCGGAGCTTCTCGCCGAAGGACGGGCGGAGGCCGCGAGCACGCCGCGCAACGTCATCACCCGCGCGCTCGGCTCCGACGATTCCCGACACGACGCGTGGCTCCTGCCCGTGCACACCGGCACGCGCCTGCTCGTCTGCTCGGACGGGCTCACGACCGAGGTGCCGGACGACGAGATCCGCGCCGTGCTCACGATCGGTGGTCGGCCCGCCCCGGTGGCGGACGAACTGATCCGGCTCGCACGCGAGGGAGGCGGGCGCGACAACATCTCGGCCATCGTCGTCGACACCGTGACCGCGGGATCCGCGGAGGCGGCCGGCGAGGCGGGCGCGCTCGACGCGCACGAGGACGTCGACACCGCCGAGACGCTCGAGGTGACCCGGCCGGTGCGGCGATGACCGGGGAGCGCACGAACGCGTCCGATCCCGCGGCGGAGGAGGCATCCGCGATCGCGGGTGACGAGACGGTGGTCGCGGGCGGCGCGTCCGCGATGGCCGGCGATGAGACCGTGGTCGCGGGCGACGAGACCGTGGTCGTCGTCGATCGCACCGTCGTGGTGCCGCGACGGGCGGCGCCGGATGTGCACCAGGCCGAGGTCGACGAGACCGTGGTGGTCGCGCGGCGATCGGCGCCCGATCCGGATCGCGCGGACTCGGGCACCGGGACCGGCACAGGCTCGCGTCGACCGATCGGCGCCCCCGTCGAGGACCCCGAGGTCGATCCGGCACCCCTGAGCACCCCCGGGATCGCGGTGCGTGCCGTCTATGCGGCCCGATCCGCACCGGCCGCACCGGGAGCCGGTGCACCGCTGGATCGCATCGATGCGCCGCCGGCGGCACCGTTCGTGCTCGATGAGACGCCCGAGCGCGGCGCACTGCCCTCCCTTGCGCGGCGATCCCGACGGCGGAGCGTGCTCACGCTCATCGGATACGCGGGTGTGGTCATCGTGTCGATCGCGGGACTCTGGGCGATCGCCAGTGTGGCATTCGATGGCAGATAACGCTGCCAAACTCTACATAGCCTGGGAGATTCATGGCAGAGTATGTAACGGAAACAGGGGCCGTCGGGGCACTACTGCAGAGCAGGAATGAAAAATGGACAACCTGAGTGGATCCTCGATCCTCGCCGTCGCCGGGATCTGGTCGATCGTCTTCATCGGCTACTACGTCTGGTACCTGTGGTCGCTCTCGCGGCTCTTCCCGAAGATCGGCCTGCCGTCGTGGGCCGGCTGGGTGCCGCTGTGGAACCAGTGGCAGCTCATCCAGCGCGGCGGGCTTCCCGGGTGGCTGGTGCTCCTCGGGCTGATCCCGTTCCTCGGGATCGTGGTGCTCGTCGTGATGATCATCGCAATCAACCGGATCAACTCGGAGCACGGCAAGGGTGCCGGGTTCACGGTGCTCGG
Above is a genomic segment from Leucobacter rhizosphaerae containing:
- a CDS encoding transglutaminase domain-containing protein, with protein sequence MTGPITIPEQPGGRARRFVGGLVALALALALGVAAAWPIYATPWLGVVAASAWVLGAGLVWARERWRFSFVVTAALILGTLVLTIVPVAVPQALSSDLLRGLGDGLAAIALGWKQVLTLSLPVGTYQTVLVPAYVVMLATVILSLTLAVRRGRWSSLAALPLLAPVAYGTVFGASALSAPLHLGPLTITAPRELALWLAAGVLGAIWVAWTSGADRRAALRLGRSESDAPVSRGRAVRGLIAAAAVVVALGLGALVAPALDAGARAVPRDAVDPEIVVRDRPSPLAAYRLSKQDDRIDQELFTVSADDGLPPALRLAVLDAYAGVDFHVSPDAAGRFTRFPSGDDLAAPSRVTVEIADGYQDIWAPASTLGAPPTFDGPRAAALADGFYVNRATGAAIAVPDGSAASPGLTAGDAYTAPMETRVADGKPGAPGSDAPLLDLETVPELARWIERQDVSTDGTGLGTLIERLRARGYLSHALSDTTGQPIWLQRLSEEYGTRFEPSSGGHSLARVEDLFAELNTQQESAGEGASDATLVAGIGDDEQFAAAGALIARALGYDSRVVVGVRFGDGVPGVPACEETCTGEHLAAWIEVQDESGNWFPMDVSPQTEQPPQRLEQGEQLPEFPTTPEERDAREVDPPIGLGEQAENGENPDDTAGASWLWPTLRIAGLSVAGLGLVLLPVLFLPLAKRRRARSRQAEPDPELRALGAWEEYVDRARDAGVHVPPGASRSGVAASIAGPASLGIAAAVDRAVFSPRGIDGAQADGIWAAVDQESRERAAAQTRWQRIRAAYALRSYGVRLGRGRTRDASDRTGTEAWGSTAQ
- a CDS encoding PP2C family protein-serine/threonine phosphatase, with the translated sequence MNDSQENALHRAITTGERPVIEAAARTDVGVHRRVNEDAVLAENGVYIVADGMGGHEAGDLASAAAIGPFAELAADPRVPDFRVVEATIERSRNAVDAVSMQTERGAGCTLTGVVLIEHEGAPHWYVLNVGDSRVYLHRGAQLTQLTADHSLQAELLAEGRAEAASTPRNVITRALGSDDSRHDAWLLPVHTGTRLLVCSDGLTTEVPDDEIRAVLTIGGRPAPVADELIRLAREGGGRDNISAIVVDTVTAGSAEAAGEAGALDAHEDVDTAETLEVTRPVRR